A region of Streptomyces sp. WMMC500 DNA encodes the following proteins:
- a CDS encoding SDR family oxidoreductase: protein MTEESDSRTGDLRGRRALITGAGSGIGRAVALGLAAVGADLVLLSERDNLDPVAKEAAEWGVSVTRVHVDLTDAEARRGEIRQLVERFDLDILVNNSGLIRRAPAAEFQDADWYDVVELNLHAAFELTRAIGAGMLERGYGKVINIASVLSFQGGMYVPSYTSSKHALVGLTRALANEWAGRGVNVNAVAPGYIDTAVTSELRADGVRSSEILARIPAGRWGRPADIAGPVVFLASPAADYVHGHVLAVDGGWLSR from the coding sequence TTGACGGAGGAGTCCGATTCCCGGACCGGGGATCTGCGCGGCCGTCGTGCGCTCATTACGGGAGCGGGCAGCGGAATCGGGCGCGCAGTTGCGCTCGGACTCGCCGCCGTCGGCGCCGACTTGGTATTGCTGTCGGAGCGCGACAATCTCGACCCGGTGGCCAAAGAGGCCGCTGAATGGGGAGTTTCCGTCACTCGCGTGCACGTCGACCTGACCGATGCCGAGGCCCGCAGAGGTGAGATCAGACAACTGGTCGAGAGATTCGACCTGGACATTCTGGTCAACAATTCAGGACTCATTCGCAGAGCCCCGGCCGCGGAATTCCAGGACGCCGACTGGTATGACGTCGTGGAGTTGAACCTGCACGCCGCTTTCGAGCTGACCCGGGCCATCGGCGCGGGCATGCTGGAACGCGGTTACGGCAAGGTCATCAACATCGCGTCGGTGCTCAGCTTCCAGGGCGGGATGTACGTCCCGTCGTATACGTCGAGCAAGCACGCCCTCGTCGGGCTGACCCGCGCGCTGGCCAACGAATGGGCCGGCCGCGGCGTCAACGTCAACGCCGTGGCCCCCGGCTACATCGACACCGCCGTGACCTCGGAGCTGCGCGCCGACGGCGTCCGTAGCAGCGAGATCCTCGCCCGCATCCCCGCCGGCCGGTGGGGCCGCCCCGCCGACATCGCCGGACCCGTGGTGTTCCTCGCCTCGCCCGCCGCCGACTACGTCCACGGCCACGTCCTGGCCGTCGACGGCGGCTGGCTGTCGCGCTGA
- a CDS encoding RraA family protein produces MTTTIPPETIAAFHGIATASVADAVEQKGVRGYLTGGIKAVLPGKLVGPAVTVQEVPSHVSEPPTHALRAIDESAPGSVICIAAGGADVAVWGGLMAAGAVTNQIAGAVLDAGVRDVEEIRRDYPELPIYARGAVPATTVGRYRTVSLNEPVEVGGVSVRPGDLIVADSDGVVCVPLELVGEVLALATDIEEREREQTRLIRESGSLQGGLEKYQRI; encoded by the coding sequence ATGACGACGACCATCCCGCCGGAGACCATCGCGGCCTTCCACGGCATAGCCACCGCGTCGGTGGCCGACGCCGTCGAGCAGAAGGGCGTACGGGGTTACCTCACCGGAGGCATCAAAGCGGTGCTGCCGGGCAAGCTGGTGGGCCCCGCGGTGACGGTGCAGGAGGTGCCCTCCCACGTGTCGGAGCCCCCCACGCACGCGCTGCGCGCCATCGACGAGTCGGCGCCGGGCAGCGTCATCTGCATCGCCGCGGGCGGCGCCGACGTCGCGGTGTGGGGCGGGCTGATGGCCGCGGGCGCCGTCACCAACCAGATCGCCGGCGCCGTCCTCGACGCGGGCGTCCGGGACGTCGAGGAGATCCGCCGCGACTACCCCGAACTCCCCATCTACGCCCGCGGCGCCGTCCCGGCCACCACCGTCGGCCGCTACCGGACCGTCTCGCTCAACGAGCCGGTCGAGGTCGGCGGCGTGTCCGTACGCCCCGGCGACCTCATCGTCGCCGACAGCGACGGCGTCGTCTGCGTGCCGCTGGAGCTGGTCGGCGAGGTGCTCGCCCTGGCCACGGACATCGAGGAGCGGGAGCGCGAGCAGACCCGGCTCATCCGCGAGTCCGGCTCGCTGCAGGGCGGGCTCGAGAAGTACCAGCGGATCTGA
- a CDS encoding sugar kinase has translation MDNDILAIGEPLLEFNARAEGREPVGPGDDFAVGYGGDSSNFAVAAQRSGARAGYVTRIGDDDFGDALLRLWRREGVGTEHVVREAGGRTGIYFISRTPAASRFTYYRADSPASRLTPADVPAGAIARARMLHVTGITQAISPSACDAAFHAMELARGSGTLIGYDPNYRPALWPVERARAVVMRSVELCDVALPNLEEGRLLTGLHEPEEVLGAFVRRGPGIVVLKMGDQGALLAHEGTVTRIPPHPVRAVDPSGAGDTFDGAFAARLLEGAVPLEAARYAAVAAALTTTGPGAVLPIPHRAAVDALLPGAPTPAP, from the coding sequence ATGGACAACGACATCCTCGCGATCGGCGAGCCCCTGCTGGAGTTCAACGCCCGCGCCGAGGGCCGGGAGCCGGTCGGTCCCGGCGACGACTTCGCCGTCGGCTACGGCGGCGACTCGTCGAACTTCGCGGTGGCCGCGCAGCGCTCCGGCGCGCGCGCCGGCTACGTCACCCGCATCGGCGACGACGACTTCGGCGACGCCCTGCTGCGGCTGTGGCGGCGCGAGGGTGTCGGCACCGAACACGTCGTCCGGGAGGCCGGCGGGCGCACCGGGATCTACTTCATCTCCCGTACGCCCGCGGCCAGCAGGTTCACGTACTACCGCGCGGACTCGCCGGCCAGCCGGCTCACCCCGGCCGACGTGCCGGCCGGGGCCATCGCCCGGGCGCGCATGCTGCACGTCACCGGGATCACCCAGGCCATCAGCCCGTCCGCCTGCGACGCGGCCTTCCACGCCATGGAGCTGGCCCGCGGCAGCGGCACGCTGATCGGCTACGACCCCAACTACCGCCCCGCGCTCTGGCCCGTCGAACGGGCCCGCGCGGTGGTCATGCGCAGCGTCGAGCTGTGCGACGTGGCACTGCCGAACCTGGAGGAGGGCAGGCTGCTCACCGGCCTGCACGAACCCGAGGAGGTCCTCGGCGCCTTCGTGCGCCGCGGCCCCGGCATCGTCGTGCTCAAGATGGGCGACCAGGGCGCCCTGCTGGCCCACGAGGGCACCGTGACCCGCATTCCGCCCCACCCGGTGCGGGCCGTCGACCCCTCCGGGGCCGGCGACACCTTCGACGGCGCGTTCGCGGCCCGGCTCCTGGAGGGTGCCGTACCGCTGGAGGCGGCCCGCTACGCGGCCGTCGCCGCCGCGCTCACCACCACCGGACCGGGAGCGGTCCTGCCGATTCCGCACCGGGCCGCGGTGGACGCGCTGCTCCCCGGCGCTCCCACACCAGCCCCGTAG
- a CDS encoding ABC transporter substrate-binding protein yields the protein MFRATRHTAVAAACSGALLLAACGSDSTVDDDVSGAGGAGGAEPTKLSAGYVSAIDQIGLPAGVEAGYFDEQNLNVKLKEPYPTGVDALNALQAGEVDVVQVGTPAIAAAQQGIDLVLVGNYTGSSSQLSIDETMAVVAGADSGVDGKDLSTLRGKRIGVSEGSINHLYLLGLLDDAGLKAGDVEIVNTEPPDMAVALETGGIDAGIVWDPWPITMTEQVDGAEEVLRGGGYIPFIGYLVTTRQYAEKNPDVVERFLTARAQTDQWMRENPDDAADSATRWLPGTEKNVAQQAMKHNVKQLDGRFSACNYLALDTLAGLLAEQGNVEKGFDVNKYFQPKPILKVMKDNPDLFGDLPPVPDAAVIDGGYTFDRDTAAEACPS from the coding sequence ATGTTTCGCGCAACACGTCACACAGCAGTGGCGGCGGCTTGTTCGGGAGCCCTGCTGCTGGCCGCATGCGGCAGCGACTCGACAGTGGACGATGACGTCAGCGGTGCCGGTGGCGCCGGCGGCGCCGAGCCGACCAAGCTGTCCGCCGGCTACGTCTCCGCCATCGACCAGATCGGCCTGCCGGCCGGCGTCGAGGCGGGCTACTTCGACGAGCAGAACCTCAACGTGAAGCTGAAGGAGCCCTACCCGACCGGCGTGGACGCGCTCAACGCGCTCCAGGCCGGCGAGGTCGACGTGGTCCAGGTCGGCACCCCGGCCATCGCCGCCGCCCAGCAGGGCATCGACCTGGTGCTCGTCGGCAACTACACCGGCTCGTCCTCGCAGCTCAGCATCGACGAGACGATGGCCGTGGTGGCCGGCGCCGACTCCGGCGTCGACGGCAAGGACCTCTCGACGCTGCGCGGCAAGCGCATCGGCGTCTCCGAGGGCTCCATCAACCACCTGTACCTGCTGGGCCTGCTGGACGACGCCGGACTGAAGGCCGGCGACGTCGAGATCGTCAACACCGAGCCGCCGGACATGGCGGTCGCGCTGGAGACCGGCGGCATCGACGCGGGCATCGTCTGGGACCCGTGGCCGATCACCATGACCGAGCAGGTCGACGGGGCCGAGGAGGTGCTGCGCGGCGGCGGCTACATCCCGTTCATCGGCTACCTGGTCACCACGCGCCAGTACGCGGAGAAGAACCCCGACGTCGTCGAGCGGTTCCTCACCGCCCGCGCGCAGACCGACCAGTGGATGCGCGAGAACCCGGACGACGCGGCCGACTCGGCGACGCGCTGGCTGCCGGGCACCGAGAAGAACGTCGCGCAGCAGGCGATGAAGCACAACGTCAAGCAGCTCGACGGCCGCTTCTCCGCCTGCAACTACCTGGCGCTCGACACCCTCGCCGGCCTGCTGGCCGAGCAGGGCAACGTCGAGAAGGGCTTCGACGTCAACAAGTACTTCCAGCCCAAGCCGATCCTCAAGGTCATGAAGGACAACCCCGACCTCTTCGGCGACCTGCCGCCGGTCCCGGATGCCGCGGTGATCGACGGCGGGTACACCTTCGACCGCGACACGGCCGCCGAGGCCTGCCCGTCGTGA
- a CDS encoding ABC transporter permease, protein MTTPRTEKQATAATAPARGRPRPGGRPPGRQRKRGAANTPAARAISALWFLTPLALLVVVWLVVVAITDPPLRVFPQVGDVLSALGDMWSSGELVDHLGASLRRMGIGSAIAIATALPFGIALGSSAALSAFFSPLLRFSVALAGIAWIPVATLWFGYGDRAVIFIVWNAMFFAITYNAMLGVRQIPTQLLRAARSMGTSRLRMFWEVLLPGALPSVVTGLRVGLGYGWRGLVAAEIIASNAGLGYALFQAQKYFQTDVIIASMVIIGVLWLLMDRLMLAPLEKRTVERWGMTGGRG, encoded by the coding sequence GTGACCACGCCCCGTACCGAGAAGCAGGCCACGGCCGCGACCGCCCCCGCCCGGGGACGGCCGCGGCCGGGCGGGCGACCGCCGGGGCGGCAGCGCAAGCGTGGCGCGGCCAACACGCCCGCCGCCCGCGCGATCTCCGCGCTGTGGTTCCTCACCCCGCTCGCGCTGCTCGTCGTGGTGTGGCTGGTGGTCGTCGCGATCACCGATCCGCCGCTGCGGGTCTTCCCCCAGGTCGGCGACGTGCTCTCGGCGCTGGGCGACATGTGGTCCAGCGGCGAGCTCGTCGACCACCTCGGCGCGAGCCTGCGCCGCATGGGCATCGGCTCGGCGATCGCCATCGCCACCGCCCTGCCCTTCGGCATCGCACTCGGCTCCAGCGCGGCGCTGTCGGCGTTCTTCTCCCCGCTGCTGCGGTTCTCCGTGGCGCTCGCGGGTATCGCCTGGATCCCCGTCGCCACGCTGTGGTTCGGCTACGGCGACCGGGCCGTGATCTTCATCGTGTGGAACGCGATGTTCTTCGCGATCACGTACAACGCGATGCTCGGCGTCCGGCAGATCCCGACCCAACTGCTGCGCGCCGCGCGCAGCATGGGGACGAGCAGGCTGCGGATGTTCTGGGAGGTGCTGCTGCCGGGCGCGCTGCCCAGCGTCGTCACCGGCCTGCGCGTCGGCCTCGGCTACGGCTGGCGCGGGCTGGTCGCCGCCGAGATCATCGCGAGCAACGCGGGCCTCGGCTACGCCCTGTTCCAGGCGCAGAAGTACTTCCAGACCGACGTGATCATCGCCTCGATGGTCATCATCGGCGTGCTCTGGCTGCTGATGGACCGGCTGATGCTGGCCCCGCTGGAGAAGCGCACGGTGGAGCGCTGGGGCATGACGGGAGGGAGGGGCTGA